GGCCCTTGTACGGGGCGAGCATCTCGACGAGCACGCGGACGACGTGCGTGGGCGTGTAGAACTGGCCGCCCTTCTTGCCCTCGGCGGAGGCGAACTGCGAGAGGAAGTATTCGTAGACCCGACCCAGCGTGTCCTTGGCGCGCTCGGCCGGGCCGCCAAGCTCGATGTCGCTTACGAGGTTGATGAGCTGGCCCAAACGCTGCTTGTCGAGGCCGGGGCGAGCGTAATCCTTCGGCAGGACGCCCTTGAGCGACGGGTTGTCCCGCTCGATGGCGGCCATCGCGTCGTCCACGAGCTGGCCGATCGTGGGCTGGGGGGCCTGCTTCTTGAGATGCGGCCAGCGCGCTTCGGGCGGGACCCAGAAGATGCTCACCGCGCGGTACTCGTCGGGATCTTCCGGGTCGGCGCCTTTGGACTTGTTCGCGACGAGTTCCGCGTGCTTTGCTTCGAACGCGTCGCTGATGTACTTGAGGAAGATGAGGCCCAGAACGACGTGCTTGTACTCGGCCGCGTCCATGTTGTTGCGCAGAGCGTCGGCGGCGGCCCAGAGCTTGGCCTCGAAGCCAAGCGTTGCACCGTTGGAGGACTTCGCAGGTTTCTTCGATCCGCGCGCCAGTTCCCTCCCCCCGATGCCACTTCTTCCCTACCCGTACCTCACGCTCACGTTCTTCACGCGCGTGTAGTGCTGCAAGGCCCCAATCCCTTGCTCTCGTCCCAACCCCGATTCCTTGTACCCGCCAAAGGGCGTCATGGGGAACGTGACGGGGCCCTCGTTCACCATGACCATGCCGGACTCCAACTGGCGCGCGACGGTGTGCGCCGTGCCGACGTTGCCCGTCCAGACGGAGGCGGCAAGGCCAAAGCTCGAGTCGTTGGCGATCTTGACGGCCTCCTCGGGCGTCTCGAAGGTGAGCACGGAGAGGACCGGGCCGAAGATCTCCTCGCGCGCGATGCGCATGGACGGTTTGACGCCGTCGAAGATGGTGGGCGTCACGAACGATCCCTTTGCAAGGGCGCCCTCGTCGAGCGCTTTGCCGCCCGTGGCAAGCCGCGCGCCCTCGTCGCGTCCGGTCTTCACGTAGTCGAGCACGCGCCGCTGCTGCTCGGGCCCGCACACCGGCCCCATCTGGCTCGTCTCCAGGACGCCCGGGCCCACGCGCAGGCCTTCGGCGAACTTCCGCACGCGCGCCACGACGTCGTCGTGGACCGAGGCGTGCACGAGCAAGCGCGACCCGGCCCAGCACATCTGGCCGGCGTTCGCAAAGATGCCAAAGCCCACGCCCTTTGCAGCCTTGTCGAGGTCGGCGTCCGGGAAGACGACCTGGGGGCCCTTTCCCCCAAGCTCGAGGCAAACCTGCTTGATGCCGCGCGCGGCGACCTCGAAGACCTGGCGGCCCGTTTCGACGCTTCCGGTGAAGGTGACGCCGTCGACCATCGGGTGCGAAGCGAGCGCTTCGCCCACCGTGCGACCGCCGCCGGTCACGACGTTGAACACGCCGGGCGGGAAGCCGGCCTGCTCCGTGAGCTCGGCCAGGTGCAGGAGCGACAGCGGCGTGAGGCTCGCGGGCTTGGCGACGACCGTGTTGCCGGCGGCAAGCGCGGGCGCGATCGAGCGCGACGAAAGCAGGAGCGGGTAGTTCCAGGGCGCGATGTGCGCCGTCACGCCAAGCGGCTCGCGCAGCGTGTAGTTGACGCGCGGGCCGGGCACGGGGATGGATTCGCCCTCGATCTTGTCGGCAAGGCCGCCGTAGTACTCGAAGAGCCAAGCCGTGTAGGCGACGTCGCCCTTGGCCTCGCGAAGCGTCTTTCCGTTGTCGAGCGTTTCGACCTCGGCGAGCTTGTTGAGGTTCGCGCGGACGAGCGAGGCGAGCTTCCAGAGAAGGCGCCCCCGCTCGGACGGGTCCATGCGCGACCACGCCTGCGAGCGGAACGCCTCGTGGGCGGTGCGCACGGCCTGGTCGGCCTCGTCCTTCCCGCCGGAAGCGACCTTGGCCAGAAGCTCGCCCGTGGCCGGATCGCGCGTGTCGAAGGTCTTGCCGCCGGGCGCTTCGATCCACTTTCCGCCGATGAACATCGGGTAGCTCTTGCGATCGAGGGGCATGACCTGCCTCCGGATGCGCCCCATTGCTACCTGGGTATAAAAGGAATCGGTCGGCGTCTATCAAAATGCGCAAGTGAAACCGCGATCGCGGTAGGGCTTCCGCGCGGCCACACGAATGTGCGCACGAGGCGGCGAGATTCCGACCAGCGCTGCATCAGAAGAAGGGGTTCGAATGAATCCACTCGATCGAGGTGATGCAGCGGAAATGAGGGGGTGGTTCTTAAAGTCGAGGAGTTCCCTCAAGAATCCGCTGGCCGCACGCCGGGCGAGTCTCGTCGGTTCCCGACCGAGGATGGGACTCAATTGAAAAGGGGGGAGGGGATGGGTAGTACGTTGCAAATGAAGTCGGGAACCGGGACCGCCGACGCCCCGCTTGTGACCGGGGAGCCCATCGTGAAGCTCCTCGCCTTCACGGACCAGCCGTTTGGCATAAGCGTCGCCTCCGCACGCACTTGCTACAGCCCCACGCTCCGATTTGCGAGCGAGTCGACGCCCGAGCAGCGCGAGCGCATCGGAAAGAGCATCTACGAAGCGGGCCACCACACGCCCTTCCAGCACCCCACGTTCGTGTTCGGCCTCGAGAACGTGAGCCGCCAGTTCGTCTGGTCGTTCCTTCACAGCCACCCGTTCTACAACAGCGAGCAATCGAGCCAACGGTACGTGGTCTTGCACGAGGCCAAGGTGCACGTCCCGCCATTGTCGGGCGAGGCCCGATCCGTCTACGAGCAGGCCGTGCTGCAAGCCTGGCGGGCCTACGCCGACCTGTCGCGCATCCTCGATCGGGACACGCGCCGCATCCAAGCCCCGCTGTCGCGCATCAAGGGCCAGAACGAGAAGCAGATCGCCAAGGAGGCCGAGAAGAAGGCCATCGAGACCGCGCGCTACGTCGTGCCGGTCGCCGCGTTCACCTCGATGTACCACACGGTGAGCGGCATCGAGCTCAAGCGGTACGTTCGCATGGCAAATTCGGGCGACTGCCCGACGGAGACGCGGGCCATCGTGGCCAAGATGGCCGACGAGGTCCGGCGGGTGGATCCGGATTTCTTCCTCGTGGGCGACGACGCGCTCCCCGAGGGGGACGTCGTCGAGAACCGCGCCATCGTCCCGCCCGATCCCGAATTTGCCGCCCGCTTCGACCGCGAGCTCGGCGAGGGCTGCGCGAAGCTCGTCGCGTTTGACCCCAACGCCGAGACGATCCTCGCGCAGGCCGTGCGGGAGGTCCTGGGCGCCTCGCCCGCCGAGCTTTCCGACGACGCGGCCCTCGCGCTTGCCCTCGATCCGGCCAAGAACCCGCATCTCCTGGACAC
The window above is part of the Candidatus Thermoplasmatota archaeon genome. Proteins encoded here:
- a CDS encoding FAD-dependent thymidylate synthase, giving the protein MKSGTGTADAPLVTGEPIVKLLAFTDQPFGISVASARTCYSPTLRFASESTPEQRERIGKSIYEAGHHTPFQHPTFVFGLENVSRQFVWSFLHSHPFYNSEQSSQRYVVLHEAKVHVPPLSGEARSVYEQAVLQAWRAYADLSRILDRDTRRIQAPLSRIKGQNEKQIAKEAEKKAIETARYVVPVAAFTSMYHTVSGIELKRYVRMANSGDCPTETRAIVAKMADEVRRVDPDFFLVGDDALPEGDVVENRAIVPPDPEFAARFDRELGEGCAKLVAFDPNAETILAQAVREVLGASPAELSDDAALALALDPAKNPHLLDTLNAWTHSPILRALSHVNYTFRKKISHAADSQDQRHRTVPASRPLLTRVHTREPDYITPEIVARNPEAKRVYDATMRALWDAKNRLLDLGVPAEFACYLLPNATAVRYTQTGSLLHLLHKWRMRTCFLAQMEIYQASMEEIAQVAAVHPRLTSHIGPPCYFRKGFASLHKELEGPCPEGPRWCGIRVWNNFPKVRRPI
- a CDS encoding aldehyde dehydrogenase, whose product is MPLDRKSYPMFIGGKWIEAPGGKTFDTRDPATGELLAKVASGGKDEADQAVRTAHEAFRSQAWSRMDPSERGRLLWKLASLVRANLNKLAEVETLDNGKTLREAKGDVAYTAWLFEYYGGLADKIEGESIPVPGPRVNYTLREPLGVTAHIAPWNYPLLLSSRSIAPALAAGNTVVAKPASLTPLSLLHLAELTEQAGFPPGVFNVVTGGGRTVGEALASHPMVDGVTFTGSVETGRQVFEVAARGIKQVCLELGGKGPQVVFPDADLDKAAKGVGFGIFANAGQMCWAGSRLLVHASVHDDVVARVRKFAEGLRVGPGVLETSQMGPVCGPEQQRRVLDYVKTGRDEGARLATGGKALDEGALAKGSFVTPTIFDGVKPSMRIAREEIFGPVLSVLTFETPEEAVKIANDSSFGLAASVWTGNVGTAHTVARQLESGMVMVNEGPVTFPMTPFGGYKESGLGREQGIGALQHYTRVKNVSVRYG